The Monomorium pharaonis isolate MP-MQ-018 chromosome 5, ASM1337386v2, whole genome shotgun sequence genome segment TTACGGACCTAAAGTTGTTCTGAATGACCCTGTATACGTTATGCCACGTTTTTAAAACTGCATGTAACGCGTGATGCGATATTTTAACCGTTCTATGACTCAACAGAAAATATATCTTacagtgtaaaaataattttacttgaagataaatatatattcaagaaATTCAACTTACATTTTTTGGAAATATAGGCAAACTAGTTATATTAAGAATCGATTGTCGAAATAagaattttgacattttcggTTTCATATCAATGCATATCAATGAATATGACGCATCAAAGATATACAATAAATGtgagagttaaaaaattacgtctaaaaaataacgttttcCTTCGGAAAAGATAATTCGTGCAATATTGACGtgttatttatagtttaatatttatgcttATGTCTATGTTTACGTGGAGAAGGGGAAGGCGGACTACAAGCTCTATGTTTAGAGGAAGTACGTGGAGGTGGCGGGGGCGATAAAGAGGGTGATCTACGTCTTTTCCTTTCACAACGTTCATTGGTGGGCGATCTGCGTGATCCTCTGCCTGAAGAAAAGGAAGGTGATGGCGTACGTCGAATACGAGGAGGGGACGGGGTAACTGGTACGCGCTTTTTATACGGAGATCTTGATCTGCGCTTGCAACGTGGTGATCTACTGCGtgatctaaaaatattataagtacaAATAAATGACAACGTGCAATTATTCCacaagtaatattaataaataacaaaatttaacagtatgattttttaagttacaTATAGTTACTATGTAgaagtattaattaaacattgcatCATAAAATAGTTGAATAATATCGATTAAGTAACGCATGTATcgaatattgtataataaagaaaatgtatagATAAACAAACGTATATGAAAATcttggacaaaatttttacctatatcttgtaatttttgcCGGTGGACTTGATGATCGCCTTCGATCTCTGTAGCTGTGACTAGGAGATTCTGGTGTCGTACTTCGGCTTCGTTTCTTCTCTCTTCGTTTCTCATCATCTCGTTCCTCACTTTTTACATCTTtcatttctctctcgctctacAAAGTTGTTACAttacatatgtgtgtatgtgatattataattatgtcgaATTTATTATGAAAGAATGCATTTCTACCTTTCTTATAAGTTTCTTTCTATAATGTTCTACTTGTGCTTGTATTGTCATACCAGACTTCAATGTTCTTCTACCACTTTCTAATTCATCTTGATACTGCATAATTTTTACCTCAATCTCACGTAATCTATTTCGTCTTTCTTCATTATAATCTCTATCAttgttaaagtaaattttgcaaatatattttatcatataattagtataattagagaaatattattaacaaatgtcACATAAGTTTTACCTAGAATCCATACTAGCATCTTGAGAATTGGAATCGTCATTTTGACCTAATTCTTCCCATTTACTGGTAGTCATTGCCTGTGCCTCGacctgataaaaaaattgtgcgtTGCAAACATAACGAGaagatatcaattatttaatttaccgAGAAGGAAACATTTTGAAACCTGATCAGGATCGACAGTTTCCCATCGAGAAGGAACGAATCCAGCTGGCATtgtcgattttttttcatcgtCCTTATTTTGCATGTTCGCACTATCGTCATCGTCCATTGGAACGCCATCGATATCTTCATCCACTACggcaaatacatatatacatatacatgcacatatttacatatatgtgtatgtatgtaacattgttattaatatataaaactatatcagtgtatttatttcaggAACGCATATGTACTGGGTACTCCATCAATATCGTCGTAATTTGAAGTTGTTTGAGATGTGAGGCCATGTTTCATGGCACCTTTCAACAAAGTTGCACCATCAAGCGGCACTCCATCCAAATCTTCAGTACCATCGCCATCAACATCAGACAAAGGTGCACCATCAATATCTTCATCATTCTCAGGTTCAGGTTCGTCcatctaaaaaagaaattaaaatattacattatatcaaAGTTTAATATACGGATATTATtactgtaaattaaaaatttaccaaAACAAGTCCTAGGAAAGTATTCTGCAATTTCACCAGAAAATCTCTTGGATACACCGCCCAATCTTCCCATGCTCTAAACATTCGCATAACGCGAATTTTGAATCCTTCTGCCTTTAATCTACTATCAAATTGCTTGTATGCTTGGTGAACTTCGCTAAAAATATCCAAAAGACGCGTCTCAAAtctataagataaataaatataaaattaacattacatGCATGTCTTATTGGtgagtttcttttcttttaaataaagagaaaaattaagaaaaataaagatatataaaaacacgcacgcacgcatgcgtgcgtgcgtaaaGTCacggtaattatttacattaacgATTTCTTACCGATTTTGATGATCttcaaatatgttgtcaaggttATCATTCTGAACTTTTCCCTATACATGTTACCGCCGCTCGACTTTAGTTTTCgagttatacataaaaaattattaacacaaaagtttaataaataccatacttttttaatttgcactaGAATGTTTTGGTAATACTTAAGAAGAGCTCATTCCTCACCGCACAAAATGAAtgaatctggcagaaaaaagcgtcgctctgcCCCGTAAAgggaaataataacaattaaagttgatgaaaaaatttaataaatattattcttaaaatttaaagcatGGAAATTCGCAAAGGGTTATGTAGAGAACGCATGGGCGGAGGAGGGGCTTCACCCTTCCCCTGCATTCCCTCTCCGTAATTTTTCCTGATCTAatccaaacattttaaagtcgctatttggttaatgcaaaaacattggaaacgaacagcgtggaaagtcgtaAACCAATGTGGTATTGTACAAGTGTGGACGTTGTTTACTttacgtttcataaatacgatacatgatatcaGTGCCTTACGTAAGGTAAACGATCCACGCTTGTACAATACCACATAGGTTTACGACTTTCCACACTATttgtttccaaaatttttgcattaaccaaatagcgacgTAAAAACgtttgggttaggttaggttaggttaggttaagaAAAATTACGGGGAGGGGTAGGGGCGGagcccctcccccgcccacgTATTCTCTGCTGTACCAGACTGGGATAGAAGTCGCTACAATCGtttgtttatacattattctGTGCCACGGAGATAGGCTACCGGTTGTTTATCTAAAACACCAATATTATGTATcggatttataaaacttttttgttgtaaactttcaaataaatcaCGAGCGAcgattaaaatcttttcaagATCACTCAGGAAGGTGACTTTGACGACATTATGGTTAAGGTTATCGGAGCTACCCGTAAgtatcgtatttattaaatttttttgttgataattttttgtatataacataaaaactaAGGCTGAGCGGCGGTAACATGTATAGGAAAAAGTTGTTCAGAATGATGACCttgacaaaatatttgaagatCGTCAAAATCAGTGAGAAATcgctaatgtaaataattaccaaaatcACTTACGCCTTTCTATAAATAGTGGCATTGGTCACTTTGACTCcacaattatgtaatatatcaGATATCAAATACaatcttgcaatttttttattcacagGAGTTTGTAGTATTGACAATGATTCTGAAATACAATCACAAATTTCCTCTGCTGCTTCTGCATGTTCTATACAAAATACCATTGCTTCTGCAACTTTTATTCTTTCAGGTGATATGTTTCGCAACAAATCTTCTAAACGATCTCGCTGactataaaaacataaaacatttttcaaaagattAACAAATACATTTCTCACAGAatgtagtaaaatttgatgtagagaatttaattcaattatatttttatatacattattacaatttcttaGTATTCTTTGCAGTTACCTGTTTGAGAGACTACCTCTTCTAGGTTCTTGCTTTTCTTCCATTTCTATTAATTCGTCTGGCATGCCTTGCGTCCAGGGATTGATCGGTGGTGGTCTCCATACACTTCCACTTTTAAACATTC includes the following:
- the LOC105839559 gene encoding U2 snRNP-associated SURP motif-containing protein isoform X2; the protein is MADKAMMKQIAEQKLKAFSIGTMGKRPLSKKELEEQRKKEQEQAAAQAFEEFVATFQETPSKTTSKVWVKAGTYDAGKRQEDTREKGKLYKPQSKISELVDNRSSAEQAQEYARLLGTNERKLDRPGKKKKEGEKKKSNLELFKEELKMIQEEREERHKYKGVVKTVISAQSEDPMLAALKCVEDGSFDNGDPNTTNLYLGNLNPKITEQQLMEIFGKYGPLASIKIMWPRSDEEKARQRNCGFVAFMSRKDGERALKNLNGRDIMQYEMKLGWGKSVPIPPYPIYIPSALMEITQPPPPSGLPFNAQPHRRDRHKSADLQEKENFEKILQNAVVKVVIPTERNLVMLIHRMVEFVIREGPMFEAMIMNRELNNPMFRFLFENYSPAHTYYRWKLYSILQGDVQKEWRTEDFRMFKSGSVWRPPPINPWTQGMPDELIEMEEKQEPRRGSLSNSQRDRLEDLLRNISPERIKVAEAMVFCIEHAEAAEEICDCISESLSILQTPVNKKIARLYLISDILHNCGVKVTNATIYRKAFETRLLDIFSEVHQAYKQFDSRLKAEGFKIRVMRMFRAWEDWAVYPRDFLVKLQNTFLGLVLMDEPEPENDEDIDGAPLSDVDGDGTEDLDGVPLDGATLLKGAMKHGLTSQTTSNYDDIDGVPMDEDIDGVPMDDDDSANMQNKDDEKKSTMPAGFVPSRWETVDPDQVEAQAMTTSKWEELGQNDDSNSQDASMDSRDYNEERRNRLREIEVKIMQYQDELESGRRTLKSGMTIQAQVEHYRKKLIRKSEREMKDVKSEERDDEKRREKKRSRSTTPESPSHSYRDRRRSSSPPAKITRYRSRSRSPRCKRRSRSPYKKRVPVTPSPPRIRRTPSPSFSSGRGSRRSPTNERCERKRRRSPSLSPPPPPRTSSKHRACSPPSPSPRKHRHKHKY
- the LOC105839559 gene encoding U2 snRNP-associated SURP motif-containing protein isoform X1, which codes for MADKAMMKQIAEQKLKAFSIGTMGKRPLSKKELEEQRKKEQEQAAAQAFEEFVATFQETPSKTTSKVWVKAGTYDAGKRQEDTREKGKLYKPQSKISELVDNRSSAEQAQEYARLLGTNERKLDRPGKKKKEGEKKKSNLELFKEELKMIQEEREERHKYKGVVKTVISAQSEDPMLAALKCVEDGSFDNGDPNTTNLYLGNLNPKITEQQLMEIFGKYGPLASIKIMWPRSDEEKARQRNCGFVAFMSRKDGERALKNLNGRDIMQYEMKLGWGKSVPIPPYPIYIPSALMEITQPPPPSGLPFNAQPHRRDRHKILRIRNLQSADLQEKENFEKILQNAVVKVVIPTERNLVMLIHRMVEFVIREGPMFEAMIMNRELNNPMFRFLFENYSPAHTYYRWKLYSILQGDVQKEWRTEDFRMFKSGSVWRPPPINPWTQGMPDELIEMEEKQEPRRGSLSNSQRDRLEDLLRNISPERIKVAEAMVFCIEHAEAAEEICDCISESLSILQTPVNKKIARLYLISDILHNCGVKVTNATIYRKAFETRLLDIFSEVHQAYKQFDSRLKAEGFKIRVMRMFRAWEDWAVYPRDFLVKLQNTFLGLVLMDEPEPENDEDIDGAPLSDVDGDGTEDLDGVPLDGATLLKGAMKHGLTSQTTSNYDDIDGVPMDEDIDGVPMDDDDSANMQNKDDEKKSTMPAGFVPSRWETVDPDQVEAQAMTTSKWEELGQNDDSNSQDASMDSRDYNEERRNRLREIEVKIMQYQDELESGRRTLKSGMTIQAQVEHYRKKLIRKSEREMKDVKSEERDDEKRREKKRSRSTTPESPSHSYRDRRRSSSPPAKITRYRSRSRSPRCKRRSRSPYKKRVPVTPSPPRIRRTPSPSFSSGRGSRRSPTNERCERKRRRSPSLSPPPPPRTSSKHRACSPPSPSPRKHRHKHKY